In the Shewanella sp. OMA3-2 genome, one interval contains:
- a CDS encoding DUF2986 domain-containing protein, with protein MNKKQVMIKKLAKRAKARKNKVVPDNPSTKVKERYISKAERAKMTLEQEQAAIEQVDESVPTAE; from the coding sequence ATGAACAAAAAACAAGTGATGATTAAGAAATTGGCAAAACGTGCTAAAGCACGCAAAAATAAAGTTGTGCCAGATAATCCAAGTACTAAAGTGAAAGAGCGTTACATATCAAAAGCTGAACGCGCAAAAATGACTTTAGAGCAAGAACAAGCGGCCATTGAACAAGTAGATGAGTCAGTGCCCACAGCAGAATAA
- a CDS encoding glutathione S-transferase N-terminal domain-containing protein — protein MFVVRWILGRLILLLNFIFSPKKRQRPESEQAEIDLQTQNLSLYQYNACPFCVKVRREMRRQNLNIALVDAKQDNNKQTLLIEGGKLQVPCLKINNDGKTEWLYESKAIMNYLNDNYAKA, from the coding sequence ATGTTTGTAGTACGCTGGATTTTAGGTCGGTTAATCCTATTGTTAAATTTTATTTTTAGTCCCAAAAAACGTCAACGTCCTGAGTCTGAACAAGCTGAAATTGATTTACAAACACAAAACTTGTCACTTTATCAGTATAATGCCTGTCCTTTTTGTGTCAAAGTTCGTCGAGAAATGCGTCGTCAAAACTTAAATATCGCCTTAGTTGATGCTAAACAAGACAACAACAAACAGACCTTATTAATTGAAGGCGGTAAATTACAAGTGCCTTGTTTGAAAATTAATAACGATGGCAAAACTGAATGGTTATATGAGTCTAAGGCAATAATGAACTATCTCAATGACAATTATGCCAAAGCATAA
- a CDS encoding DUF748 domain-containing protein produces MASSFKKLLSRPFLKRSLISLFIVYGLFCLILGVIMPLIAKQQLAPLVTETLGRDTQIEDIRFNPFTFELSVERLVVSESKPTNTFIGFEKLYINMSPLASLANLAIIFEQVSITKPTINIERLTADTYNYSDIIALFQSASNPDTQSSENIDKPVQIRITQIAIEQGAVSIKDAVSNSQMVYPEINLAFDHFDTAANMEQPISSIQNQYDLSLTDEYKSQLQLFGHLQLFPFVLEVNVTLSEFNIAKYWQFVDEHFDIQLTQGKLNINSKIILNIDSQQDTPVSFTLADTDININSIIASHANEEKIVIDALNLNGIQVDSTTQQVYIESFQTSSGKVALNISPTGADLIKLLMPKNLTDADIDNGKGSVDLSTEPVSPSWLINLNAVDIANYEINLGESIASDQVVLWQIGQVSFKTGPIKSDLSIPLDYQFSAKINQQSELRTVGIFNLIDQTLNADLSYQNVSLTSLQPYVEKFINITIEDGTFNTKGNLRLDTEKQLNYSGQAWVENLDIKDNLHRKTLVSWQKMSINQLEFDRQQSQINIDEILFDELYSRIIIAKDRSTNISNLLKQQTVTANVDNNDKATELKPNQQIAELNQEDSISPKIAINRITLKNSSAFFADNSLTPNFASGIESLNGQIDQLSNNPQTIASVDLAGKIDKYAPVTLKGEINPLLELPYLDLNLIFKNVELTSVNPYSGTYAGYFIDKGQISLDLNYQLKNNALVGTNHVVINQLQLGKPSNSDLATSLPITLAVALLQDRNGVIDLGVDVEGDLSSPSFSFGSVIWGALGNIISKAVTAPFSLLANLIGSDEPINKVSFDYGNAELNNAQTKHLMTLADALSDRPLLIVNVKGEVDAINDSQALAKQALHLKLATTAQIPVDKLPADLSASQFPLSGPITEALYTIFNQDIAQNSMAIKQSIIDDNAAQYPETPLTENDLNTRWHIVLYNTLKSAHVVAPSELGKLAQLRAKTVKAFLVEQANIEANRVYVVESRVNSKQKLAEVQLELQAN; encoded by the coding sequence ATGGCAAGTTCATTTAAAAAATTATTATCACGCCCTTTCCTTAAAAGAAGCCTTATTAGCCTATTTATTGTTTATGGGCTGTTTTGTTTGATTCTTGGCGTTATCATGCCTTTGATTGCTAAACAACAGTTGGCTCCTTTAGTGACAGAAACATTGGGCCGTGACACTCAAATTGAAGACATTCGCTTTAACCCATTTACCTTTGAGTTATCGGTAGAACGTTTGGTTGTCTCGGAAAGTAAGCCCACAAACACTTTTATCGGGTTTGAGAAATTATATATCAATATGTCACCGCTAGCATCGTTAGCTAATCTAGCCATTATTTTTGAACAAGTTTCTATTACAAAGCCAACAATTAATATAGAGCGCCTTACTGCAGATACTTATAATTACTCTGATATCATTGCCTTATTTCAATCAGCTTCTAACCCAGATACTCAAAGCTCGGAAAATATCGACAAACCGGTTCAAATACGTATTACCCAAATCGCAATTGAACAGGGAGCCGTTTCAATTAAAGATGCTGTTAGTAATAGCCAAATGGTGTATCCAGAAATCAATTTAGCATTCGATCATTTCGATACAGCAGCTAATATGGAACAACCAATAAGCAGTATTCAAAATCAGTATGATTTAAGTCTCACGGATGAATACAAAAGTCAGTTGCAACTTTTTGGCCATTTACAACTATTCCCTTTCGTACTAGAAGTTAATGTCACATTATCTGAATTTAACATTGCTAAATATTGGCAGTTTGTTGATGAACACTTTGATATACAATTAACCCAAGGTAAATTGAATATCAACAGTAAAATAATACTCAACATTGACTCTCAACAAGATACTCCAGTTAGTTTTACCTTAGCCGATACTGACATTAATATAAATAGCATTATTGCCTCACATGCTAACGAAGAAAAAATCGTTATTGATGCGTTAAACTTAAATGGTATTCAAGTCGATAGCACTACTCAACAGGTTTACATAGAGAGCTTTCAAACAAGCTCAGGCAAAGTGGCATTGAATATCTCTCCAACTGGGGCTGATTTAATCAAACTATTGATGCCAAAAAACCTAACTGATGCAGATATCGATAACGGTAAAGGCTCGGTTGATTTATCAACTGAACCGGTTAGCCCTTCTTGGTTAATCAACCTCAATGCGGTCGATATTGCTAATTATGAAATTAATTTAGGCGAGTCTATCGCTAGTGACCAAGTCGTGTTGTGGCAAATAGGCCAAGTAAGTTTCAAAACAGGTCCGATTAAATCTGACTTATCCATTCCATTGGACTACCAGTTTTCGGCTAAAATTAATCAACAAAGTGAACTTCGCACTGTCGGCATTTTTAATTTAATCGACCAAACTTTAAATGCAGATTTAAGTTATCAAAATGTCTCTTTGACTTCGCTGCAACCTTATGTCGAAAAATTTATTAATATTACCATTGAAGATGGTACTTTCAATACCAAAGGAAACTTGCGTTTAGACACAGAAAAACAATTAAACTATAGTGGTCAAGCTTGGGTTGAAAACCTTGATATTAAAGATAATTTACATCGAAAAACCTTGGTTAGCTGGCAAAAAATGTCAATTAACCAATTAGAGTTTGATAGACAACAAAGCCAGATTAATATTGATGAAATTTTGTTTGACGAATTGTATTCACGTATCATTATTGCAAAAGACAGAAGCACTAATATTTCCAATTTATTAAAGCAGCAAACTGTAACAGCTAATGTCGATAATAATGATAAAGCAACAGAACTCAAACCAAATCAACAAATAGCCGAGCTTAACCAAGAAGACAGCATTAGTCCTAAAATTGCGATTAATCGGATAACCTTAAAAAACAGCTCAGCATTTTTTGCCGATAATTCATTAACGCCTAATTTTGCATCGGGGATTGAATCATTAAACGGTCAAATTGACCAACTATCCAACAATCCACAGACGATAGCATCCGTAGATCTCGCGGGGAAAATAGATAAATATGCCCCTGTAACATTAAAGGGTGAAATTAATCCATTACTCGAATTACCTTACTTAGACCTTAATCTTATTTTCAAAAATGTCGAGTTAACCTCAGTTAACCCCTATTCAGGCACTTATGCGGGTTACTTTATCGATAAGGGCCAAATTTCATTAGATTTAAATTATCAATTAAAAAATAATGCCTTAGTTGGCACTAATCATGTTGTCATCAACCAATTGCAATTGGGTAAGCCAAGTAATAGTGATCTGGCTACAAGTCTACCAATCACATTAGCAGTGGCCTTACTTCAAGACCGTAACGGCGTAATTGATTTAGGCGTTGATGTAGAAGGTGACTTAAGCTCACCGAGCTTTAGTTTTGGTAGTGTTATTTGGGGGGCATTAGGTAATATCATTTCCAAAGCAGTCACAGCGCCATTTAGTTTACTTGCCAATTTGATCGGCTCAGACGAACCGATAAATAAAGTCAGTTTTGATTATGGTAATGCAGAGTTAAACAATGCCCAGACAAAGCATTTAATGACATTAGCTGATGCCTTATCAGACCGGCCTTTACTGATTGTTAATGTTAAAGGTGAAGTGGATGCAATTAATGATAGTCAAGCATTAGCTAAACAAGCCTTACACCTAAAGCTTGCAACAACAGCGCAGATACCCGTTGATAAATTACCAGCTGATTTATCAGCCAGCCAATTTCCACTATCAGGGCCAATCACCGAGGCGCTCTATACCATTTTCAATCAAGACATCGCCCAAAATTCAATGGCAATTAAGCAGTCCATTATTGATGACAATGCTGCACAATACCCAGAAACGCCTTTAACAGAAAACGATCTCAATACCCGTTGGCACATTGTTTTATATAACACTTTGAAAAGCGCCCATGTCGTTGCCCCAAGTGAATTAGGCAAGCTTGCTCAACTCAGAGCTAAAACGGTTAAAGCATTCTTAGTTGAACAAGCAAACATTGAAGCTAATCGAGTTTATGTGGTCGAAAGTCGGGTGAATTCGAAACAAAAATTAGCGGAAGTACAACTTGAATTACAAGCTAACTAA
- a CDS encoding GNAT family N-acetyltransferase: MQIRLASNIDLQPLSHIFDQYRQSCEQLSDINGCYSFLSQRLSENDSIIFVALEDGHLLGFIQLYPSFSSLMLQPVWFFDDAFVLPQYRNKGIASQMIARARVLAKSAQVALVDRHTEQDLKV; encoded by the coding sequence ATGCAAATACGTCTTGCCTCAAATATCGATTTACAGCCCCTCAGTCATATTTTTGATCAATATCGTCAGTCGTGTGAACAGCTCAGTGACATAAATGGTTGTTATTCATTTTTAAGTCAGCGCTTATCAGAAAATGACTCGATTATTTTTGTCGCATTAGAAGACGGTCATCTGCTTGGCTTTATTCAATTGTACCCCTCTTTTTCATCTTTAATGTTACAGCCGGTTTGGTTTTTTGATGATGCGTTTGTATTACCACAATACCGGAACAAAGGTATTGCTAGCCAGATGATTGCAAGAGCGAGAGTGTTAGCAAAAAGTGCGCAAGTTGCATTAGTTGATCGTCACACAGAGCAAGATTTAAAGGTATAG
- a CDS encoding DUF445 domain-containing protein, producing the protein MNKSLFTNLIATLFVLAGYLMEQPIILTIGLFALSGAITNWLAVYMLFEKVPGLYGSGVVPNRFEEFKAGIKHLMMEQFFTHENIDRFLTVSDSKSIDLAPVIEKVDLTPSFDALVSTVEKSSLGAMLAMFGGAEALIPLKEPFIDKMKQSLIELSQSEQFNQILVHELEQPNVIADIQTKVANIVDQRLDELTPELVKQIIQDMIKKHLGWLVVWGGVLGGIIGAIAALIN; encoded by the coding sequence TTGAATAAGAGTCTTTTTACAAACTTAATTGCAACGTTATTTGTGTTAGCTGGCTACTTAATGGAGCAGCCGATCATATTAACAATTGGACTGTTTGCCTTGTCTGGCGCGATAACTAATTGGCTAGCTGTGTATATGTTATTTGAAAAAGTGCCTGGTTTGTATGGTTCTGGTGTTGTGCCAAATCGCTTTGAAGAATTTAAGGCGGGTATTAAACATCTGATGATGGAACAGTTTTTTACTCACGAAAATATAGATCGTTTTCTCACAGTGAGTGACAGTAAAAGCATCGATTTAGCCCCTGTAATAGAAAAAGTTGATTTAACTCCCTCGTTTGATGCGTTAGTGTCAACCGTTGAAAAGTCATCTCTTGGGGCGATGTTAGCCATGTTCGGTGGTGCAGAGGCATTAATACCACTAAAAGAGCCTTTTATAGATAAAATGAAACAGTCACTAATTGAACTGTCTCAAAGTGAGCAATTTAATCAAATTTTAGTTCATGAACTAGAACAACCCAATGTGATTGCTGACATTCAGACTAAGGTCGCTAATATTGTAGATCAGCGATTGGATGAACTAACCCCTGAATTAGTGAAGCAAATTATTCAAGACATGATCAAAAAACATCTTGGTTGGTTAGTCGTCTGGGGCGGGGTATTAGGTGGCATTATTGGTGCTATCGCCGCTTTAATTAACTAA
- a CDS encoding VOC family protein, which yields MSHHQINYLEIPVNNIAATKDFFKQVFSWHFQDYGPQYSCFLNVGIDGGFFESDSYFTTATGSPLIVLYSQSLEQTQRKVIQYGGVVNKPVFTFPGGRRFHFLDVNGNEFAVWSE from the coding sequence ATGTCACATCATCAGATTAATTACTTAGAAATACCGGTTAACAATATAGCCGCCACTAAGGATTTTTTTAAGCAAGTTTTCAGTTGGCATTTTCAAGACTACGGCCCGCAATATAGCTGTTTTTTAAATGTCGGTATTGATGGTGGTTTTTTTGAATCAGACAGTTATTTCACCACCGCAACTGGTTCGCCTTTAATTGTCTTGTATAGCCAGTCGTTAGAGCAGACGCAACGCAAAGTTATTCAATATGGCGGAGTGGTTAATAAACCCGTATTTACTTTTCCTGGTGGTAGACGATTTCATTTTCTTGATGTTAATGGCAATGAATTTGCCGTATGGTCTGAGTAA
- a CDS encoding DUF1289 domain-containing protein: MDENQRVESPCIRQCSLDEQDICLGCHRTLDEILEWHSMDNAQKLTLVNELSFRAISRNRGFHF, from the coding sequence ATGGACGAAAATCAGAGGGTTGAATCGCCCTGTATCAGGCAGTGTAGTTTAGATGAACAAGATATTTGTTTAGGCTGCCATCGTACTTTAGATGAAATTTTAGAGTGGCACTCTATGGATAACGCACAAAAACTAACTTTAGTTAATGAGTTAAGTTTTCGAGCGATCTCCAGAAACCGCGGCTTTCATTTTTAA
- a CDS encoding uracil-xanthine permease family protein gives MKRFSIPLQGAQMLFVAFGALVLMPLLTGLDTSVALFTAGIGTLLFQLVTKRQVPIFLASSFAFIAPILYGVQTWGIPATMGGLMVSGLIYVLLGLTVKIRGVGFIHQLLPPVVVGPVIMIIGLGLAPMAVNMALGKTGDGSVQLINSTTALIISLASLSTTILVATFAKGVARLMPILAGIIVGYSLSLFFNVVDFTPVQQAAWLSMPNFVAPEFHWQAILFMIPVAIAPAVEHIGDILAISNVTGKDYIKKPGLHRTLAGDGIATIAASAFGGPPNTTYSEVTGAITLTKSFDPRIMTWTAITAITLAFVGKLGALLQTIPVPVMGGIMCLLFGSIAAVGLNTLIKNQVDLSEPRNLSIVAVTLVFGIGGMAFGIGSFSLTGISLCGIIAILMNMILPKTDKSHQVEH, from the coding sequence ATGAAACGCTTTTCAATTCCGCTTCAAGGGGCACAAATGTTATTTGTGGCTTTTGGGGCACTCGTGTTAATGCCTTTACTTACCGGACTAGATACCAGTGTTGCCCTCTTTACCGCAGGTATTGGTACTCTACTTTTTCAATTAGTCACAAAACGACAAGTGCCTATTTTCTTGGCTTCATCTTTCGCATTTATCGCCCCTATACTTTATGGCGTGCAAACATGGGGAATACCCGCAACGATGGGCGGCCTGATGGTATCCGGATTAATTTATGTGCTATTAGGATTAACCGTCAAAATACGCGGTGTGGGGTTTATTCATCAACTCCTCCCTCCTGTTGTGGTTGGCCCTGTGATAATGATTATCGGCTTAGGCTTAGCACCAATGGCGGTGAATATGGCTTTAGGCAAAACTGGCGATGGTTCAGTTCAATTAATTAACTCCACCACCGCGTTAATTATTTCACTGGCCTCATTATCAACCACTATTCTAGTGGCAACTTTTGCAAAAGGTGTTGCTCGATTGATGCCTATTTTGGCAGGCATTATCGTTGGCTATAGTTTAAGCCTGTTTTTTAATGTGGTTGATTTCACTCCAGTGCAACAAGCAGCATGGTTATCCATGCCTAACTTTGTCGCCCCCGAATTTCATTGGCAAGCCATACTCTTTATGATCCCCGTAGCCATTGCACCAGCCGTTGAGCATATCGGTGATATCTTGGCGATATCTAACGTAACAGGTAAAGACTATATTAAAAAACCTGGCTTGCATCGCACCTTAGCCGGAGATGGTATAGCAACTATAGCGGCATCCGCATTTGGTGGGCCGCCAAACACAACATACTCAGAAGTTACAGGCGCGATTACCTTAACCAAAAGTTTTGATCCTCGTATTATGACCTGGACAGCGATTACCGCCATCACTTTAGCTTTTGTCGGTAAATTAGGTGCCTTATTACAAACAATTCCAGTCCCAGTGATGGGTGGCATTATGTGTTTGTTATTTGGGTCTATTGCCGCTGTTGGCTTAAATACTTTAATTAAAAATCAAGTTGACTTATCAGAGCCGCGTAACTTAAGTATTGTCGCAGTCACCTTGGTATTTGGCATTGGCGGAATGGCATTTGGTATTGGCTCGTTCAGTCTCACTGGTATAAGCTTGTGCGGCATAATCGCGATATTAATGAATATGATTTTGCCTAAAACCGATAAAAGTCATCAAGTAGAGCACTAA
- a CDS encoding DUF2066 domain-containing protein, giving the protein MLKKLLNLTVFSLAIVHAQLSAAEVSKLDEADIIVESRANSARSAALKQALASVFLKNSGSPSVVMHPMVKAQIDNPEALLIQYGYSQVDSDLLLTASFDHQRVISTLRQADLPVWGAQRPLTLLWVTLTEANDTVILADSSESPLRSDLIAESNNKGIPVLLPLMDLDDLMAVSPTDVKGMFLSPVNIASARYQADYFAIADISEATNKVTFTLSLFDKTQTGSTLQPLIKQQGETLNIAAASKRIMALLADYYISQYAIASSGNNLETQVSFTGVTNMKQLVEIEKYLQQLSAVKDISVSQFQNETVTYQLSLFSSIEDLQRLLSIDNRLSKIDSMGNVNSYYDAKSTDKSTLTYQWQGQ; this is encoded by the coding sequence ATGCTAAAAAAATTACTTAATCTTACAGTGTTTTCACTGGCGATTGTCCATGCACAACTATCCGCTGCCGAAGTGTCTAAGCTAGATGAGGCAGATATCATAGTTGAATCCCGCGCTAACAGTGCTCGTTCGGCTGCACTTAAACAAGCGTTAGCCAGCGTATTTTTAAAAAACTCGGGTAGCCCCAGCGTCGTCATGCATCCCATGGTGAAAGCACAAATTGACAACCCTGAAGCGTTACTCATTCAGTATGGTTATAGTCAGGTTGATAGTGATTTATTACTCACAGCAAGCTTTGACCATCAACGTGTGATAAGTACTTTACGCCAAGCAGATTTACCCGTTTGGGGGGCTCAACGTCCTTTAACTTTATTATGGGTAACGCTTACGGAAGCTAACGATACGGTTATTCTAGCCGACTCAAGCGAAAGCCCTTTACGCTCTGATTTAATTGCTGAGTCAAACAATAAAGGTATTCCAGTATTGTTACCTTTGATGGACCTTGATGATCTTATGGCGGTATCGCCAACGGATGTTAAAGGCATGTTTTTAAGTCCCGTTAATATTGCATCAGCTCGATATCAAGCAGATTATTTTGCGATTGCAGATATTTCAGAGGCAACAAATAAAGTCACATTTACTTTGTCTTTGTTCGATAAAACCCAAACGGGCTCAACGCTTCAACCTTTAATTAAGCAACAGGGTGAGACGCTCAATATCGCCGCGGCATCCAAACGGATCATGGCTTTATTAGCTGATTATTATATTAGCCAATATGCTATTGCATCTTCAGGTAATAACCTTGAAACACAGGTTAGCTTTACAGGTGTGACTAACATGAAACAACTGGTAGAAATTGAAAAGTACTTGCAGCAACTCAGTGCTGTTAAAGATATTTCAGTCAGTCAATTTCAAAATGAAACAGTGACATACCAGTTATCTTTATTCAGTAGCATTGAAGATCTACAACGCTTATTAAGTATTGATAATCGATTAAGCAAAATAGACTCGATGGGAAATGTAAATTCTTATTATGATGCTAAATCGACTGATAAATCTACGTTAACCTATCAATGGCAAGGACAATAA
- the hda gene encoding DnaA inactivator Hda: MTLSSPRQLSLPVYLPDDETFNSYYPASGNDELIQKLQSCAEGNITSSIYLYGPQKSGRTHLMHAACAHASDLDRRTLYIPLGIHASISPALFEGVESLNLICIDDIDAIAGHPVWEEALFHLYNRIAEQQDCRLIVSASASPSEACFALPDLISRMQWGLIYQLQAMADDEKLLALQRRAAMRGLQLSDEVGRFLLTRMARDLRTLFDVLDKLDKASMVHQRKLTIPFIKEMLKL, translated from the coding sequence GTGACCCTATCTTCTCCACGCCAATTATCTTTACCCGTTTATTTACCGGATGATGAGACGTTTAATAGTTATTATCCTGCATCGGGTAATGATGAACTTATCCAAAAGCTTCAGTCTTGTGCTGAGGGTAATATTACTTCGTCTATCTATTTATATGGTCCGCAAAAATCAGGCCGCACCCATTTAATGCATGCGGCATGTGCCCATGCAAGTGATTTAGACCGACGTACTTTATATATTCCACTTGGCATTCATGCCAGTATTTCTCCCGCATTATTTGAGGGGGTGGAGTCATTAAATTTAATTTGTATTGATGATATCGATGCCATAGCAGGTCATCCTGTTTGGGAAGAAGCCTTATTTCACTTATATAACCGGATTGCTGAACAGCAAGACTGTCGTTTAATTGTCAGTGCAAGTGCATCACCGTCTGAAGCCTGTTTTGCTTTACCTGATTTAATTTCACGGATGCAGTGGGGGTTAATATATCAATTGCAAGCTATGGCAGATGATGAAAAACTTTTGGCTTTACAACGCAGAGCAGCGATGCGCGGACTGCAATTATCTGATGAAGTAGGGCGTTTCTTATTGACGAGAATGGCACGAGATTTACGTACCCTGTTTGATGTGCTAGATAAATTAGATAAAGCATCTATGGTACATCAACGTAAATTAACCATCCCTTTCATCAAGGAAATGCTTAAGTTATAG
- a CDS encoding DUF2069 domain-containing protein, whose translation MKTNSLFQLCRIGYIALVLLLTGWFVQQGVQGSYTLIFNLLWIIPLLMPLKGVIQGKPYTYAWASFILCLYLLHGLTLVYVTEDALVFAIIESVLICVLLIGFPFYARIRGRELGLGLKKKSPQKN comes from the coding sequence ATGAAAACTAACAGCTTATTTCAGCTTTGTCGCATCGGTTATATTGCGCTCGTATTACTGCTTACTGGATGGTTTGTACAACAAGGCGTGCAAGGTTCTTATACATTGATATTTAATCTACTGTGGATAATCCCATTATTGATGCCGTTAAAAGGTGTTATTCAAGGTAAACCATACACTTATGCCTGGGCAAGCTTTATTCTATGCCTGTATCTGCTTCATGGATTAACCTTAGTCTATGTCACTGAAGACGCGCTTGTGTTTGCCATTATTGAATCTGTACTTATTTGCGTTTTGTTAATTGGTTTCCCATTTTATGCCAGAATAAGAGGCAGAGAACTGGGACTTGGTTTAAAGAAAAAATCACCACAAAAAAATTAA
- the arsC gene encoding arsenate reductase (glutaredoxin) (This arsenate reductase requires both glutathione and glutaredoxin to convert arsenate to arsenite, after which the efflux transporter formed by ArsA and ArsB can extrude the arsenite from the cell, providing resistance.): MTKITILHNPRCSKSRETLALLQARENDINVIEYLKNPPSANEISHILSLLGLNARQLMRTKESEYKDLSLDNVNLTEAQLIEAMVNTPKLIERPIVLVNGKAAIGRPPESVLAIIE; encoded by the coding sequence ATGACTAAAATTACTATTTTACATAATCCACGTTGTTCGAAAAGTCGTGAAACCCTAGCGTTACTTCAAGCTAGGGAAAATGATATAAATGTCATTGAGTATTTAAAAAATCCCCCTTCAGCAAACGAAATTAGTCACATACTGTCACTACTTGGTTTAAACGCTCGTCAGTTGATGCGGACTAAAGAAAGTGAATATAAAGATTTAAGCTTAGACAATGTCAATCTTACTGAAGCGCAACTTATTGAAGCTATGGTTAACACGCCAAAATTAATCGAACGACCAATAGTATTAGTCAATGGCAAAGCGGCTATTGGTCGTCCTCCAGAAAGTGTTTTAGCAATCATAGAGTAA